GGTATGGGAGCAGCCGCCGTTCTGGAGTTTACATTCATCGATATCTGAGTGAAAATATACAGAGACAGGTGGTAAACTCTTTTTTGAATGCTCTTATCTTAGATTCCTGGCTGAGTCTCATTTCACTAATCCTGTGCCCTCAGGACATCTAATTATACTgtattacaaacacacacacacacacacacacacacacacacacacacacacacacacaatgaggaGTGAAATAACGTATTCATGGTAGTTTTGGCATTTACTGTATGCTGGTAAATCACTGATGCTCAGCTCAGAAATGAATGAGTGTTGATGAGTAACTGACCCACACAGGTGTGGCCATCAATGTGCAGCTGGTAACCGGTCCTGCAGGAACACTGGAAAGATCCCTGAGTGTTGGTGCAAATGTGCTCACAGCTCCCGTTTAGTGCCAAACACTCATCCACATCTGAGGGATCAGAAACATTTAGTTGACTTGTTGGTCATGGCACAATCTGGCTCATGCAGACTTGCGTCAGAAAGTTTTTCACAAATCAATTCAGAGGTTGTCTCGATAAGCTTGGAGGACCAGTCTAGAGGAGTTTGCAAAAGAGGACAAGTTGACAAGCCCTTGTTTGGATCAAGGGACCAAAACTGTCATTAGCTTTTGAGGatgatgtactgtacatgtccAAGGAGACACGATCCctttgctgccctctgctgaCCAGCTTAAGAACGACTTGTAACTGCCGTCTATCACAACTCATGTTGCAAACAGAAGTAATAGTGTATGACTTGCTGCAAAAGTTATTTTAACCCGTGTTTGTCTCTACTGTACAGTAtggtaacattttaaacatcttaCTGCATTTACTTATTATCTCCAATTACATAGAGTTTTATCAATCATAGTTCAAGATGCAAAACATTGGCCATCAGCTAGGTATCTACTCACTTTGATAAAGTACAATTTGGATCCCCCTGGCGGTAATGTCAAAGAGGGCAGAAATGCACAccttatttttgtgtgttgtatgaaaaaacataaaatgctacACATAGAAGCTTTAAACCTGAAATAACTGATTTTGTTGGTCAAGTGGGGGCAGCGGAAACagcacactgacacatacagtattagaAAACCGTTGCTGCCCCACTGTGTAGACAAGCTAGTCGCTAGCTTTGTCTGGCTGttatttggtgctgagcaggaagTGCACAGTGTGTTATTAGAGTTTGAAATGTTGCTATGAGTGTGTAGAGTTGTAGCTCACAAAATCATAACAATGGCAGTCATTAAAAAtctctgtagagctgaggggagACGACAGAATCAGGTGATggttctctgtgggttcatcactatgaTGAGCCTTTAAACCAATGGTCATGTGAtctatgtttaatataaaaaatgttgactATAGCTTTTTTAATAACTGTGTAGGTTTCCAGGATAAACTCATGTTTGCTGTTGAAGTGAATGGGTCACTGCAGGGCTCCAAGGCTGGTCTTACCTGTGCAGTTGTGTCCATCCTGGTTCAGTTGGTAACCTGAGGCACACTGACAGCTGTACCCTCCTTGCTCATTGGTGCAGTTGTGTTCACATTGGCTGTTGCTCAAAGTACATTCATCGATGTCTGGAAATAATGAGAATCCTGAAGGACTGGTGTCTGGGAAGTACTGTGTGCTTGAGTGCTGCTGGCACATGCAATGtttccacacacatacacacactgcttaCCCACCAAAACAAGAGTATCCATCTCCATTGAAGCCCTGGTAGCACTGGCAGAAATACGAGCCAATGATGTTGCCACACCGGGCATTGGTGTCACAGCCATGACCACCTAATGCACACTCGTTCTCATCTGGAACGAGagagaatttttaaaaatactggaTCCAAAACTCCAAAACATTTCTATTGAATAATCATTATTGTGCCACTCGGACACACGCACGCAGAAAAGCCGACCCtgccgacaggaaacagagttCTTCATGGAGGGACGTCAGCACTAATTGCTTACCTTCACAGTGTGTGCCGTTTCCCCGGTAACCTGGCCGACAAACACACTTGTAGCTCCCAAGCgtgttctcacacacaccctGACCATCACACACGGCAGGACTGTCTGTACATTCATCCACATCtgggacagagaaagagagtgataCAGTGTGACTTCCTCATTCATTTACTGATCTGAAATTCACAATAAACAATTTTATTGCTGGTTAAAGAGGGTTGCTCTTTAACCAGCAATACAATTGTTTATTgtcaattattattatcttcTGTGCAATGCAAGCCCCCTAATTTCACTACAACAGAGcagtttcttattattttcatgtcGCCAAAGCCCAATTTAATGCTCATTATAATAACTGGTTCAAAATGTTGTCCTTGCAACACTGTATTAATGTTCTGTACTAATATaacactctttttcttttcctccaaGATCTTCAAATTTTCCCTTTATTCAACTTGCAACTTGCACTACTTTCCCATAGCAGTTTTGAAATGATAATTGTAGAAAAAATGGTTCAATTAGAGTTAAGAATAATGATACATAGCCTTGTCTGTTACCAGGACAATCTTAAAAAGCAAGCAGCATGAGTTAGGCATAGTTAGCAAGTCATACCTTGACACACCGTGTAGTCTGGACACACAGGACCTATGCAGGAGCAGAGTAACAGAAAAATCACAGGAAAAATAGAGAAGACGAAAGAAGACGAAAAAAGTGGATTATGATTAAGATTTTAGAGGAACTCGTCATTAAAGGAAAGGTGAAAGAGGGCTgggaaacaataaaaaagtgtaACAAAACAGGTAAGCAGCAAAGCAGCGGATTAAAGCACAGGAGTTCCTTCCTGTCAGCAGAACTTATTAGGTCTGAGACTACTCtggtgaaatatgaaaaagccaCAAAACACTACATCAAACCTGAACATCAAACTTACCGACACAAGCGGGGGCCTCTGCTCTGAAGCCCGGCTGGCACTGGCACGCAAAGCTACCGGGAGTGTTCACACACACGTTTCCCAGCTCGCGGCGACACTGCTCCTCGAAGCTACATTCATCAACATCTAAATAAGGATAAAAGCAAGGACTATAAATACAACAGGAAGCTCTTATTAGCCAACCTTGTATACATTATACAGTACTGCCATGTTACAGTGGTATTATTTACCAGCCTTTAGacctttctttttaattcaagtttattttGTAGAGTCTTGgcttatgtttgtgtgtattctattatttattctattttattaatatattttccatttctttttaaagtggAATATTGTCTTATGCTGTTTATGAGACCAACCTGAAACTGTAAATGTCAGAGGTTTTATCCCGCaatatacatttacacatatatCCTGCCGAAGATTAGGGAAAGACATTTTACCCCCCCACTGCTAGCTCAGTGAAGGTTGTCTGGATATTTGATAAACTGCTTCACTACATACACTTTACGCTTAACGCCCACCTTCACGGCTGTGCACATTAGAATTCAACATCGGTCTCACCTACACAGCTCTGTCCATTTAGAGCCATTACATATCCCAGAGGGCACGAGCAGCTGAAAGAGCCAGGGCTGTTTTTGCATTCAGCATTACCCTGACAGGCCTGCAGGCCCGTCACTGCAGCCAAAGCGCACTCGTCTATATCTGTAAAACCCATAAGGCACACATGCACTATGACCATACTTCATTGGCTGAATGAAGATTATTATTTCTGAAACTCTTTTTCCAACAtgttctcacacacaaacacactctctctctcacacgcatacacacacacacacacacacacacacacacacacacacacacacacagatgctgacGAACCCTGGCACCCTCCAACACCAATCAGGTAACCACGGAGACAGCTACATGAGTAAGAGCCTGGGGTATTAGTGCAGCTGGCATGGAGACCACAAGGCCCCTCTCCTTCACACTCATTAACATCTGTTGAGtagagagaagaaaatacacAGCATCTActagagaacaaaaaaacatatgaaacaGGTGCTGATGTCAGGGTGATCGTTTTAGTTTAGTATTGCAAAATTAAATGCACAATTGTTTTAAACAAAGTAGATGGTGCTGCTATTTCTCAAAAGTAAGACCACATTTCCCATAAGCACCCTGACAAACAATGTTTTGCTTTCCTCTAGGGATGAAGATGTTGGAGGATCATTTCTCTGTTGGCTTTTTACTCATTGTCTCATttggagaaaatgtaaaaggttAAACTAGTTGTTAAACAGCTGTTTTGACATATTCATACTGAATTAGTTCAAATAGTTCAAAATGCAGTATAGAGCCTGCCCACCATTCTTCAGTCCTCTCATTATTTTCCAAACTGAATGTAgtaatgattgattgatgttcTGGTGCTACACATGGCACACGAAGAGAACTCAAGAACTCTGCCCCCTCTCACCTTTACACCCTCCTGCTCCCTCCACAGTGAAGCCAGCAGGGCAGGTACAGTTGTCCCCATCTTTCACCATGCCGGGTGGACAACCACAGCCTGCACTGCTGTCCAGCTTCACCTGGTTCCCTGGACACTCTGGAGCAAGAGTTGAACCCAGGGAAACTGTAGCAGTTGAGGGAGCTGccaaagtaaaagaaaaaggggaaatttGATGAAAACCCGAAGAGAAAATCAGAAGTCATTGACAATgcgtcaaaagccaaaaaaaagccTCACATGTGGTATGTGTGTGGCTTGGTGTGGGTTCACTGAGATTTCCGATGGTATTCTTAATCACCAGGTCCTAAAACAGGAGAAACCAGCAATCTGAGTTTAATTAAAGTGCATTTCTAAATGGAAAGTACAGAAGCTGAGAACAGCTGTGCttgcaattattattttaatgccaTTCTCTCAAGATTAAGAGGTAATTTATCCTGTGATATCAAGAAAACAAAAGGCCTATCTCTCAAGATAGCATAATTTATCACAAGATGTATCATAAGTGGAGCTCATTCTCACTTGTTTAatcctgtcttctcctctccaaGCTTCCTTCACCTATGGCTCAACTTTTTATATCATGTACAGGAAGCCTTCAGGTGGCTCTTCAGCTCAAGAGTTTAACTCTGTCATATGTTGGTTCATATTTCTTCTCTTCACCCCACTCTACTTACTCTCATTAAGtctaataaaatgaaaatgcttgaaaggtATTGCTTGGTACTTCTATATGAAACATCCCATCATATTATGAAGGAGTTAATCAACTTACCATTTGGCCATGACATTTTCTGGTTAAGCAGTTGTAAAGTCATTGGCATGGCACTCCTGATCTTTGATAAACATACCAAAATAATTAACTCTTGATCTCAACATAATggataagaaaaaagaaatgagaaaaaaataattgcaagcATGGCTGCTCTCGGTTTCTGTATGTCTTGCTTTAATTGAGGGTTTCCTCAAGCACTCGCCTGGTTCGTGGTGAACTCCAGCTCTGCATTTTGCAGGACTTCATTTTCATTGTTCTCAGGTTGGGCCACTGACAAAACCAGCAGTAGGGCTGACAGGAGAGTCCAGAGGTGAGTCATTACCTGAATCTATCTttacaggaggaggaagagggagaggaggtgcAGCCTGAACCTGAACTGCACCATCAGCGGgccaaagaaaaaagaatagatCAGAGAGTTTAATAAtgcttaaaatgaaatgttgagaGCATGTGACAATTACTGTAAAGGTGAATGAATTTATAGTGAGATCAAAGATTTGTGTGCAGCAGCCACAGCAGCTTACAGTAGACTACATGTCCTGGcatgcaaaacaacacagaggtTAGACCACCCTGTTATTAAGTTGAGATCAACCCCCTGGGCTGTCTgcacagaacaaaagaaaacttaCTGCAGCTGTGGCAACTGCATTAAAGCCAtgacttttttccctctttgaaATATTCGTATTGTGACGTTAAAGTAATCAGTCAAAAGTTAAGACTCCGTGGCGATGTTTATGGGAAACAACACATAAAGACAATTACTTACGAATGTTTTCAAAGTATTAATGCGGCACACAAGCTCTGTAAAAAGTGTAACAAACTCGTATCAGCCAACTTACCCAGATCAAAGCTACTTAAAAACGGGTTTGGGTCACTAGATTTCCAGATGCCAAAACGcgctttcctctcttttccagATGCGGACTCATGCAGCCCCCTCAGCCAGCTCTGTGTCAGTGTAGGGGGGCTGTACACTCCAGCAGTGACTCTACATCCTGTCCACGAACTCTGCACTTCCCATTCTTAAAATCCCAAACCAGCCGCAGAAGAGGAACAGCTAACATGCCGACTGGTTGCTTGAAGATGCCCCTGCTTTGAACCCTGACACGGAGGTCATAAACCAGTCAGAGTAAATGCTCAGTTACAGCAGGAGGTCAAAGCGACTTCACAGGAGagttcaaaagaagaaaagttcAAAACTGAGGACTTTGTAAAGCATGTCATTCCCATATCAAAGCCAATTTAAAGTTGATCAGCTCAAGACACCACATGGTGGCAGCAGGTGACTCCTCTTTGAGTAAAGTAACCTTAGAAAGTTGGCAATATTTCCACTTACCCAACAATGAGGTTGCTTGGGTTTAGAAATATCTCAGGGTCCATTTAGCTATTTGTGACTACTAATGTGAAGGTAGCACATTGCTATGTGATTGGAGAAAAATTGAGGACTATACGACTATAGGTATTTTGAACTGAAAGCTTAATGTCTTTGGAGGACTTGAGCTGTAGGAGCCATTGGGTTCATTTTAAGCACTTTTACGAACGCTAATGAATACCTTCTGCTGAGAGAATCCTGCCTGATGATGCAAACATCTGGGATTTCCTGGGGCAGCAGGAACAGTAGGCAAAGTGAAACCTTTCTTTCAAAAATGTTGGATTAAAGTTCGTAAAACCCATAAGATCTGGGTTTTCAAATCAGGCTCCCTGACAGATTTGACATCAAATTGTTCTGTGGGAGCTGCCCAACACAAGTTCATATTTTTGGTGCCAGTGAGCTGGGGGCCACTGTAGCTCCAATGGATTATGGACATCAAATCAGACACTAAAAGGGATCCTCAATGGTAGTTGTTAAACAAAGAAGCAGTTATCATTCCCTTTTTGTATTCAGCTGTTGTCTAATATCCAAGCATTATCTAGCAGTCTTTTCACATTTCTGAAAAATACAAGAACCCATCTGGTCAACCAGGGAtaacatttttggcatttccCAGACTCTTATCTCAATAGACACGCACCAAACATCACTCAAGTTACAGAAAATCTAATCATCACGTCAGTTTCCAAAACCCTCTACAGACAATTATGTGGAGGATATAATGGGATACGATGGTGTAATTGTTTTAACCattgataataatttaaattcttCTAATGGCTTCTGATGTTTCACCTCTGCAGCAGAATGTAAACCACGCAATGACCACCTACGTTTaacaataaagataaaaatataacattttacacagaCTGTACCTTTAAATAGTTTCTTGACTAAAATTGTGTACTTCAGTGAATTATACACCTCAtcactgcacatttttaaagaaaaatggctTATATTCAAGAAAAAAGGGCATCTTTCAGAATCATGCTTTAAAGAAGAAAGATTTATTCGATTTTTCTTATGAAGCAGAAATAAGGTTTAGAAAATACTATTACACTCTTTTTTCCTAAGGATTCAAGTTATGACCAGTGTTTTTgccttaaaaatattttatgactaatcagcacatactgtatcaaGAATGTAGTCACAATCACTTTTTAATGGCTTTAACTTTTATCActgatttaacattttgtaGCTGCCAGCTAATAGACCTCTTTGTTTTGTGAAAGATGTTGCAGAGAGCCATAATGAAGCTGAGTAAAACCGTTTATGCTTTAATTAGCAGGAACCTGCTATTGTCACAAGGCATTAACGTCACACAAAGAGGCACAAGAAGAGCAGCGACACCCAAATACAGACAAAAGTAACTATAAAAcagcaactttttaaaaacattcagcTTAAGGCAAAAGATTACTTTACATAAATCAGACTTAACTTTCACAAAACCAGCAAGAGTGTGGATGTTGCAGAACTGCTATTCGGTATGGCCTTTCATTAAATCTTGATGAAATagttacagtatataaaattaCAACACATAAAGAGTACACTGATCtgattttcaacaaaaaaaatacatgtaacaCAAATTTGGTAATTATGGTACAAAAGTGTTTGCAGTTTTATCATTCTTTATTTTACCATGCAACTGAAAGAACTGAACAATACACTAGTAGGTAGAGGTATATATTGATAGTAAAATCTCTAATGGCAGTGAAGATGCATATCTGTGGAGCCGACCACTTGACATGACAGAACATGACACGCTGCACTGACTTTAACCTTTAAAGTATACGGAGGAGCGTATCTCAACCAGCTGCCATTTAGGTTTAGGAGTGTGCATtctttcaaaaacaacaaaaagacaaagaaagaaagacatagaGAAAGAAATACTATGGCAGCCTTATACTAATCagagtttttaaatgatgcCCTTCTTTAACCTCAACAATTAACATGAACTTTACTTCAAAGCATCACTATCAGTTGAgatactgtatttcattttaccttttacccttaccataaataaattatatattgtacaaagacttaaaaacaattcatacacacataacatatacagtacatcttaAGAAtaccttttcctttccttttgcaGTGTGTTTGAGCTACAAAAAAGCTGAATGAAAGCTGTTGTCCATATGCTGAAAAGGTAATGTAGACCCTATAGGAAGAGGGTGAAGATGTGTCAGGACATCACTAGAAGGGTGTGTCCATCTGGCTGCCCTTTGCAGCAGGGGATACCACCCCATAACTCCTCTCCTGCCACCTCAGCCACTGCATGTGAACCTCTTTCTGGACCTgtcaaatgcacacatacaaacacaaaaaatactaGTACGATACAgctaatatatgttttaattgttaTGTAATTGGTCTTCAAAGTTTTTCAACTTCAAAAGATATGATGTTAATTAGAGAGTTTAGGAGATCCTCATAGGTCAGCCATTTCCCAAtctttccagtctttatgctttAGTTTAGCTAAGCTGCTTGCTGTAGCTTCACATTTAGCTAACAGATATGACACTGATAGACCTTCTTATCTAAttctgcagaaaaacacataagCCTATTTTCCAACATGTTCAATTATTCCTTTTAACTTGAGGCCACAGCAGAGAaccccaaaacaacaataatcataatattcaataatcattaataaataatattttcccTTCAAATTATTGCATCTATAAGGGCAAAAAGATGTAGATTAAATGTATAATCCATTAGTCTAACAGACAATTCAATTTTAGGTATTATACATGTGGCCCTAAAGCATATAACAGATGAACTTAGGTTTTGAGTTATGGTGTACTGAGTATTAAACACAGAATAATGTTGCCCTCAGACTGTCTGGGGCCAGCCTCACATTAATCTTGGTGGTGACATAAGTACTCTGGGTCCTTCCCTTATGCAACAGGGGGAAGTGGCAAATTAGTATTGCCTTTTAAGCTATAAACAACTCACCTCTTGTGGGCATCTGATCTGGGGACATAGGTTTATTATGCAACAGTGATGCAAATTATCTGCATAGTTTCGTTATACGCGTTATAACACGTTATAGTAAATGTTTGAGAGTGGTTGGCTTGTACTGACCTCTTGATTGAGAAAGCAATAGAGAACTGCTACAAGAAGCCCCTGTAAGAGAGATGATTTTAATCATTAACATTTCGGGAGTAGTCAACATCATTAGAAGGTTGCTCATGTGAAGACAGTTTAAATGTCACCCACAAATGAGAGTTGATAGGTTGAAGAATTAGCCGTGGCATTAAATACAGGTCAGAACAAATCTGTTATGTTTCGCTCACACGGCTGGCAAACAAAAGCAGAATAATATATGGTTAATTATAGATTGCTGTAAGCCACATGTGATCTAAAGGAAAATGCTTTGTTGCCTTGCCTTTCATCTTAATCATGCAGGAAAAACTGGTAGTAGTTGCTCTACCTCCTTTGATGAACACTGTGCAATGAATGTTGCAACTAATTAGACACAATTGTTACCATAAGATTTTTCAGTGTGACGTTTTTTCACACTTTCTTgccaaattaatttaaattgtcAGTAGGAAGGGGCACAGGCACTATATCAAATTTGGAAGAGCTGGCTTGCAACTTTTGAAAAGCTGCACGTCTTTGGCAAGTGCAAGCACCCTGTGCCAAGCGGCTGTCACATTCTCAGCAACACAGTGCTGCTGTTTcactaattaactaattaaaatgCTTCTCTATTGTGGTTTTCAAAGTGGCATTTTACTGAACAGCAATCCAGCTTTTGGttctcttttttatattctgtagctgtttaaaataataagtTAGATTTTAATTAAGAGCATATGTAAATTAGCATCTATAGATCCAACtttcattactgtaaatgtgtagGAGAGGTTGAgtgtttatacatatatatatatacatgttaatgtgtgtaCCTGGAAGGATCCCATGCAGAGCTCGATACACAGGCGCAGGTTAACGTTGAAGTAGTCGGGCAGAAAATTGAAGAACATGTAGTGAGTGCCAAACaaagggatgaggaggagggtggaTTTAGTCAGGCGTCTTttgcacaaaagaaaagaaacaaggagGCAGGACGTAAAGATGCGTGAGGGAGTCAGCCTGTCACAGTCTGGCCAGAGGGAGCAGTCTCCCAACTCCAGAACTGTTTTAAATACATGAACTGGAGTACATTTGCACAATCTGTCACCCATGACTTGATTACAGACATAAATGAACATGCATCCTATATATAACCTATATCCAACTCTGCAGGCTGGCCGTCACAACCAACAAAAACATCCACACCTTCCCTAACCCCTTCTGGAAAATAAAGACACATATATCCATATCATCCCCTCCAAACTAACAATCAAACCACTCCCTCTGCAAGTGGACCATAAACTTCCTGACCAAAAGAACACAATCTGTTTGCTAAAGGTAGGCACACCTCCTCCACCCTGACCCTCATCACAGGCAACCCACAGGGATGTATTCTGAGCCCACTCCTCTATTCCCTTTTTCACCTATGCCTGCCTGTCTATCCATTCATCCAACTACATTATTGAACTGTACAATAGCTGACCCGAAAGCCTTGCAGCGGGTGGTCAAGACTGTCCAGCACATCCCTGGCACTTGGTTCACAGCCACACAGGACATTTATAACTAACACTACCTGCTCAGAGGTTTGTGCAGCAATAGACACCCTACCTACCCCCTGCCCTTTAGACTTAAGGCTCAAAAATAGCTTCTTCCTCCAGGCTCTCAACCAGCTGAACCTGACCACTTACCTACATTGTTCCTCTCAGCAGGACATTACACAGGCCTACTTCATTATAGTTTGTACAATCttacttatttttttagtgGAGTTacaatttttattattcttattttgtgCCTTATAGTTGTTTTAATGACAGTAGAATTAAATTGAAATGAAGTGTATTGAATTTGATGCATGTCTAATCTGAATGCTACTCCTGATATCatcacacatgcagacatgcTAATGATCAGCTGCCAATCAAGAGGATACTTCTGTGTGTGCGTCAGGTTGTACGTGAGCAGGAAGATAGAGCAGGTGCATGATTCAGAGTGAGGATATTAAAATGTGAGAGTAGAgggaatgtttttttgtatagGGGTGCAAATAAGTCAATGATCACTTAACTTGTCTTTGGTATGTCTGTTATAAGATCTGAATACACATGATGTGCCTGAATACTTTCAACTAATTAGCGAGGCTGGATCAATTAGAATTTCTGATAAGCCTTTTGGGAAGTGTAAAAGTAGATGTGGCCAGACTGAAAGTCAGTGGTGAGAGATTGAATTGTACATTGCCCAATGTGGTGTGTCAACAGCTTTCATACAACTTGCATCATTCCCTTGTTAGAGagaaaaagcatttgaaaaaGTGTCTATCAGACTGAAAAACCTTAAGAGTTTAAGATAAACAAAtcacacagaaacaacaaaaagatgaaagctaaatataattaaatcatACATAAACCCAAAAAAGCTTGGAGTGGGTCATTT
The Scomber scombrus chromosome 8, fScoSco1.1, whole genome shotgun sequence DNA segment above includes these coding regions:
- the si:ch211-221n20.8 gene encoding multiple epidermal growth factor-like domains protein 6, whose product is MRDLVIKNTIGNLSEPTPSHTHTTSPSTATVSLGSTLAPECPGNQVKLDSSAGCGCPPGMVKDGDNCTCPAGFTVEGAGGCKDVNECEGEGPCGLHASCTNTPGSYSCSCLRGYLIGVGGCQDIDECALAAVTGLQACQGNAECKNSPGSFSCSCPLGYVMALNGQSCVDVDECSFEEQCRRELGNVCVNTPGSFACQCQPGFRAEAPACVDVDECTDSPAVCDGQGVCENTLGSYKCVCRPGYRGNGTHCEDENECALGGHGCDTNARCGNIIGSYFCQCYQGFNGDGYSCFDIDECTLSNSQCEHNCTNEQGGYSCQCASGYQLNQDGHNCTDVDECLALNGSCEHICTNTQGSFQCSCRTGYQLHIDGHTCVDIDECKLQNGGCSHTCTNSPGGHECHCQPPLLLDTDNTTCSNVSSCKLRNGGCEHICTVRAEGQVQCSCRAGWKLGEDLRSCVDVNECGDFTNGGCEHLCVNHPGGFKCSCREGYKVRTDDLTKCQPVCELPCQNYGVCVAPNSCDCPPGYPGLGCSAMCSPPCAHGGTCMRWNKCLCLPGWTGAGCHTAVCELPCANGGRCVGPDTCQCPSDYTGRQCLLPLCTPPCQNGGRCVDVNKCTCAGGWQGARCQIEPVQCQKPCKNGGVCVGLNRCRCAKGFTGSLCETAVTTPCVPPCRHGATCSPHNTCSCPEGTAGLRCERLMCPVVTTVVSMARAVRKAFKESYVDRCGPLGVQLCTKYRINQARVYLQAYRVGYKIQCPERRGR